TAAATATCTTCTTCGCGGTTATCTCACGCAGCGGCCCTGTCACCAGGCCCTTTACGCCGTAAGAGCCGTCGTCTGTTGTAACAATCAAATCGTCGCTATATTGCTTTAATTCTTTTTCTAAAATTACAAGCTCTTTTGTCCGGCCGCCAATTATCGTAAAGACATAATTATCGTTGGATTTCGCGTATTTGGCTATCGGCAGGATCTCCGCTATGCCGACGCCGCCGGCGACCAATACTGCGTTGCCGATTTTTCCAAAATCTGTCGCCTTGCCAAGCGGGCCGAGCAGGTCCGATATCGAATCTCCGGCCTTAAGGCATCCGAGCCTCTTTGTCGTTGTGCCGGCTTCCTGGAATATTATTGTTACGGTACCTTTTTTCGGATCGGAATCGTTTATGGTAAGCGGTATACGCTCGCCGGTCTCGTCTATCTTCACGATAACGAATTGCCCGGCCTTCGCGTTCTTCGCGATAACGGGCGCATCGAGCGACACCTTCCACATCACCGAATTGAGCTTCGTCTTCTCGAGAATTTTATGCGGCATACCGTTTACCTTATACCCTCCCGGTGGGTAAGACGTGCCTTACCCACCGGGAGGGTAATTCTTATTAAGCCAGCTTCTCCTGGACGCGTTTGATAGATTCGGCCTTGCCTGTCTTTTCATCTATATCTATTATCGCGCCGTGAAGCTGAACGTCGCCTTCGGCCATCTCAAACTTTGTCGGCATCTGCGATATGAATCGCGTAAGGATCTGCTCTTTATTCCTGCCTATGACTGAATCGAAAGGTCCCGTCATACCCGCGTCTGTCAGAAAAGCCGTGCCTTTCGGCAGGATCTTCTCATCGGCAGTCTGGACATGTGTATGCGTACCTATGATAGCGCTTACCGACCCGTCGAGAAACCAGCCCATCGCCATCTTCTCGCTCGTCGCTTCGGCATGGATATCGACTATTATCACCCTTGCCTTGTTCTTTATCCTGTCTACTTCGGCCTTCGCGGCCCTGAACGGACACTCGATGGCCTGCATAAAAACACGGCCCTGCAGGTTTATTACGCCGACTTCCACTCCGGACTTCGATTCAACCACCGTAGACCCGGAGCCCGGAGACTCGCGTGGATAATTCGCGGGACGCAATATCCTGGCATCCTGCGACAATCTGTCTGATATCTCTTTGCGCTTCCAGATATGATCGCCCGATGTTATAACATCGATGCCATAACCCAATAATTCATCGACGAGCATAGGAGTTATTCCCGAGCCGCCCGCGACATTTTCACCGTTGGCCACGATAAAATCTATCTTCTCTCTCTTTACAATCTTGGGAACAAGCTCTTTTATCGCGTGCCTTCCAGGCTCGCCTACTATGTCACCGATGAACAATACCCTCATGGAAACTCCTTTATTTCGCGTATTCTACGGCTCTGGTCTCCCGTATAACCGTAACTTTGATCTGCCCGGGGAATTCTAACCCTTCCTCGATCTTCTTAGTTATATCGCGCGCCATCACAGCCGCCTGGGCATCCGTTATCTTATCCGGCTGGACTATTACGCGCACTTCGCGCCCCGCCTGTATAGCATAGGCCTTCTCGACACCTTTGAATGAATCGGCTAT
This sequence is a window from Candidatus Omnitrophota bacterium. Protein-coding genes within it:
- a CDS encoding sulfide/dihydroorotate dehydrogenase-like FAD/NAD-binding protein, with amino-acid sequence MPHKILEKTKLNSVMWKVSLDAPVIAKNAKAGQFVIVKIDETGERIPLTINDSDPKKGTVTIIFQEAGTTTKRLGCLKAGDSISDLLGPLGKATDFGKIGNAVLVAGGVGIAEILPIAKYAKSNDNYVFTIIGGRTKELVILEKELKQYSDDLIVTTDDGSYGVKGLVTGPLREITAKKIFNICYCVGPDIMMKAVSECTRPCGIKTLVSLDANMVDATGMCGTCRVIVGGKTQFVCVDGPEFDGHLVDWDLFLKRQKRFLAEEKKSFEAFQAGHKNCAYR
- a CDS encoding TIGR00282 family metallophosphoesterase, with the translated sequence MRVLFIGDIVGEPGRHAIKELVPKIVKREKIDFIVANGENVAGGSGITPMLVDELLGYGIDVITSGDHIWKRKEISDRLSQDARILRPANYPRESPGSGSTVVESKSGVEVGVINLQGRVFMQAIECPFRAAKAEVDRIKNKARVIIVDIHAEATSEKMAMGWFLDGSVSAIIGTHTHVQTADEKILPKGTAFLTDAGMTGPFDSVIGRNKEQILTRFISQMPTKFEMAEGDVQLHGAIIDIDEKTGKAESIKRVQEKLA